The following are encoded together in the Amblyraja radiata isolate CabotCenter1 chromosome 27, sAmbRad1.1.pri, whole genome shotgun sequence genome:
- the htr1d gene encoding 5-hydroxytryptamine receptor 1D produces MALGNFSTVPPENWTAAPAGWDEGAQLGLRVSLFVVLGLVTLATILSNSFVLVTICLTRKLHTPANYLIGSLAVTDLLVAIVVMPISIVYTVIKTWTLGQIMCDIWLSSDITFCTASILHLCVIALDRYWAITDALEYTKRRTPTRAAVMIAVVWVISVSISIPPLFWRQSKALEELKDCTVNTDQIFYTIYSTFGAFYIPSVLLVILYGRIYLAARSRIQKPPSAFGKRFTTAQLVSGSTGSSLCSVGFTSQEILPHSGESPIYLNHVKVKVSDSVLERKRICAARERKATKTLGIILGAFIFCWLPFFVVVLVIGTCKEACWFHPALFDFFTWLGYLNSLINPVIYTAFNEDFKRAFQKLVRLRRC; encoded by the coding sequence ATGGCCCTCGGTAATTTCTCCACCGTTCCCCCGGAGAATTGGACGGCTGCGCCGGCCGGCTGGGACGAGGGCGCTCAGTTGGGCCTGAGGGTGTCTCTGTTCGTGGTGCTGGGTCTCGTCACCCTGGCCAccatcctgtccaactccttcgtCCTGGTGACCATCTGCCTGACCCGCAAGCTGCACACCCCGGCCAACTATCTGATCGGCTCCCTAGCCGTGACCGACCTGCTGGTGGCCATCGTGGTGATGCCCATCAGCATTGTCTACACCGTCATCAAGACCTGGACCCTGGGGCAGATCATGTGCGACATCTGGTTGTCCTCGGACATCACCTTCTGCACCGCCTCCATCCTCCACCTGTGCGTCATCGCCTTGGACAGATACTGGGCCATCACCGACGCCTTGGAGTACACCAAGCGCCGAACCCCTACAAGAGCCGCCGTGATGATCGCAGTGGTCTGGGTCATCTCAGTCAGTATCTCCATCCCACCCCTCTTCTGGAGACAGTCAAAGGCCCTGGAGGAGCTGAAGGACTGCACGGTAAACACCGACCAGATATTCTACACCATCTACTCCACCTTCGGGGCGTTCTACATCCCCAGTGTGTTGCTGGTCATCTTGTACGGTCGGATCTACCTGGCCGCAAGGTCGAGGATCCAGAAGCCACCGTCGGCGTTCGGCAAGCGCTTCACCACCGCCCAGCTGGTCAGCGGTTCCACCGGCTCCTCGCTGTGCTCGGTGGGCTTCACCAGCCAGGAGATCCTCCCTCACTCGGGAGAGTCGCCCATCTACCTGAACCACGTCAAGGTGAAGGTGTCGGACAGCGTGCTGGAGAGGAAGCGCATCTGCGCGGCCAGGGAGCGGAAAGCCACCAAGACGCTGGGCATCATCCTGGGAGCCTTCATCTTCTGCTGGCTCCCCTTCTTCGTGGTGGTCCTGGTCATTGGCACCTGCAAGGAGGCGTGTTGGTTCCACCCTGCCCTCTTTGACTTCTTTACCTGGCTCGGCTATCTCAACTCGCTCATCAACCCTGTCATCTACACCGCCTTCAACGAGGACTTCAAGCGGGCATTCCAGAAGCTGGTGCGTCTCAGAAGatgctga